In a genomic window of Phaenicophaeus curvirostris isolate KB17595 unplaced genomic scaffold, BPBGC_Pcur_1.0 scaffold_51, whole genome shotgun sequence:
- the LOC138733995 gene encoding non-receptor tyrosine-protein kinase TYK2-like, whose translation MSLCRRAVKGGESDGEGGRLASSGGVKVRLLWNGAEERERCRIYGDGALSAEEICIDIARRLGISPLCYSLFALYDPQSRLWLPPNHQFRIGKDTDLNLLFRMRFYFRNWHGMNDKEPAVYRNAPRQNDSVEEKTRGGAVLDKASFEYLFEQGKYEFINDVASLKDLQTEQEIQRFKNESLGMAVLHLSHLAIRRGVSLEDVARKYSFKDCIPRSFYRQIQQNNHLTKLRMKNVFKKFVQRFQRHTVSAGKLTAQDVMYKYLATLEHLAPRFGTELFPVLSLDTSSEGEKTQLDVNGGSSQPDQSRALLPKEPPVTHEVLVTGTSGIQWRPVPVENNENFSPRGYFGRKSRNKELEAKGSTQLVERHEPRWVHFCDFREITHIVLKDRGVCVHRQDNKCLEVTLPSAEAALALVSLLDGYFRLTADSSHYLCHEVAPPRLLMSILNGIHGPMQEEFVFSKLRREQQEEGLYLLRWSILDFDRMILSVVKRNPQQASSVQPALKFRQFRIQKKGNCFILEGWDREFPTLRELLDVLKGCTLRSGDESFTVKRCCPPKPGEISDLLITWKVKENAKQILNLTQLSFHQIRKNEITQRAHLGHGTRTNIYDGVLSVCGASGADDEAEYFSTEPNNNSREMHVVLKVLDPSHRDIALAFFETASLMSQVSHVHLAFVHGVCVRGSENIMVEEFVEHGPLDVLLRKEKGRIGVGWKITVAKQLASALSYLEDKNLVHGNVCAKNILLARKGLEEGSVPFVKLSDPGVSFTVLSREERVERIPWIAPECVQAVGSLSPAADKWSFGTTLLEICFDADVPLTQRTPSEKERFYEKRHRLPEPSCRELAALVSRCLSYPPGERPSFRTILRDLTQLQPHALVDVSAVQPESPASDPTVFQKRYLKKIRELGEVSTARCPQLLLPSSSFLPSFLLPFSFLPPPFFLPSSSLFPSSSFLPPFSSFLPPFSSFLPPFSSFLPPFSSFLPPFSSFLPPFSFFLSPFSFFLSPFSFFLPSSLLLLPPFSSFLPPPSFLPPPSFLLPPSFLPSPSFLLPLPPPSLPLSSSFLPSPSFLPPPPSSLPSLLLPSLLLPPSSFLPPPSSLLLPPSSFLPPPSSFLPPPSSLLLPPSPSSLLPPSSFPPSSSLLPPPSFLPSSFLPSSFLPSSFLPSSFLPPSLPFFLLPPSSFLPPISLPIPQFLLYLSSFPVRGSWDLPFPPSFPPPSFL comes from the exons ATGTCCCTGTGCCGGCGCGCGGTGAAAGGCGGCGAATCCGACGGGGAAGGCGGCCGCTTGGCCTCGAGCGGCGGCGTGAAGGTTCGGCTCCTCTGGAACGGCGCCGAGGAGCGGGAACGCTGCCGGATCTACGGGGACGGAGCCCTCAGCGCCGAGGAGATCTGCATCGACATCGCCCGCCGCCTCG GGATCTCCCCGCTCTGCTACAGCCTCTTCGCTCTCTACGACCCCCAGAGCCGCCTTTGGCTCCCACCCAACCACCAGTTCCGGATCGGGAAGGACACCGACCTCAACCTGCTCTTCCGCATGAG GTTCTACTTCCGGAATTGGCACGGGATGAACGACAAGGAACCAGCCGTTTATCGCAACGCGCCCCGCCAGAACGATTCCGTGGAGGAGAAGACGCGAGGAGGAGCCGTGCTGGATAAAGCCTCCTTCGAGTACCTCTTCGAGCAG GGGAAATACGAATTCATTAACGACGTTGCGTCTTTGAAAGACCTCCAGACCGAGCAGGAGATCCAAAGGTTCAAGAATGAAAGCTTGGGAATGGCCGTGCTCCACCTTTCCCACTTGGCCATCAGAAGAGGCGTCTCCTTGGAGGACGTGGCCAGGAAATACAG CTTCAAGGACTGCATCCCGCGTTCCTTCTACCGCCAGATCCAGCAGAACAACCACCTGACCAAGTTGCGCATGAAGAACGTCTTCAAGAAGTTCGTGCAGCGGTTCCAGCGGCACACGGTGAGCGCGGGGAAGCTGACGGCGCAGGACGTCATGTACAAGTACCTGGCCACCCTGGAGCACCTCGCTCCTCGCTTCGGCACCGAGCTCTTCCCGGTCCTTTCCTTGGACACCTCTTCCGAGGGGGAGAAGACGCAGCTCGACGTCAACGGGGGGTCTTCTCAACCGGACCAAAGCCGCGCCCTGCTCCCCAAGGAGCCACCGGTCACCCACGAAGTCCTCGTCACCGGGACGAGCGGGATCCAGTGGCGACCGGTGCCGGTAGAG AACAACGAGAACTTCTCCCCTCGCGGATATTTTGGGAGGAAGAGCCGGAACAAAGAGTTGGAAGCGAAGGGCTCGACTCAGCTGGTGGAACGTCACGAGCCCAGATGGGTCCATTTCTGCGATTTCCGGGAGATCACGCACATCGTCCTCAAGGATCGCGGGGTCTGCGTCCACCGGCAGGACAACAAGTGCCTG GAGGTCACTCTCCCCTCAGCGGAGGCCGCGCTCGCCCTGGTCTCGCTCCTAGACGGGTATTTCCGCCTGACGGCCGATTCCAGCCATTACCTGTGTCACGAGGTGGCACCTCCGCGGCTCCTCATGAGCATCCTCAACGGCATCCACGGGCCCATGCA GGAGGAGTTTGTGTTCTCCAAGCTGCGccgggagcagcaggaggaaggtcTCTATCTCCTCCGCTGGAGCATCCTTGACTTTGACAGGATGATCCTCTCCGTGGTGAAGAGGAACCCGCAGCAG GCTTCCAGTGTCCAACCAGCCCTCAAGTTCAGGCAATTCCGGATCCAAAAGAAAGGCAATTGCTTCATCCTGGAAGGGTGGGATCGGGAATTTCCCACTCTGCGGGAGCTCCTGGATGTCCTCAAGGGCTGCACCCTCAGATCTGGTGACGAGAGCTTCACGGTGAAGAGGTGTTGCCCACCCAAGCCGGGAG AGATCTCGGACCTGCTGATCACGTGGAAGGTGAAGGAGAACGCGAAGCAGATCCTTAACCTGACCCAGCTCAGCTTCCACCAGATCCGCAAGAACGAGATCACTCAG CGAGCCCACCTGGGCCACGGCACCCGCACCAACATCTACGACGGAGTCTTGAGCGTCTGCGGAGCCTCCGGAGCCGACGACGAAGCCGAGTATTTCTCCACCGAACCCAACAACAACAGCCGGGAGATGCACGTGGTCCTCAAAGTCTTGGATCCCAGCCACCGGGACATCGCCCTG GCGTTCTTCGAGACGGCCAGCTTGATGAGCCAAGTGTCCCACGTCCACTTGGCTTTCGTGCACGGAGTCTGCGTCCGAGGCTCCGAGA ACATCATGGTGGAGGAGTTTGTGGAACACGGACCTCTGGACGTGCTGCTCCGCAAGGAGAAAGGCCGCATCGGCGTTGGCTGGAAGATCACGGTGGCCAAGCAGTTGGCCAGCGCCTTGAGCTACCTG GAGGATAAAAACCTCGTGCACGGCAACGTGTGCGCCAAGAACATCTTGCTGGCCCGGAAAGGCTTGGAAGAAGGATCCGTGCCTTTCGTCAAGCTCAGCGATCCCGGAGTCAGCTTCACGGTTCTCTCTCGGGAAG AGCGGGTGGAGCGGATCCCCTGGATCGCTCCGGAATGCGTCCAGGCCGTGGGGAGCCTGAGCCCGGCTGCGGATAAGTGGAGCTTCGGCACCACCCTGCTGGAGATCTGCTTCGACGCCGACGTCCCGCTCACCCAGCGCACGCCCTCCGAG AAGGAACGTTTCTACGAGAAGCGGCACCGGCTGCCGGAGCCGTCGTGCCGGGAGCTGGCGGCCCTGGTCTCGCGGTGCCTCTCGTACCCGCCCGGCGAGAGACCCTCCTTCCGAACCATCCTCAGGGACCTCACGCAGCTCCAGCCGCACG CCCTGGTGGACGTGAGCGCGGTGCAGCCCGAGTCCCCGGCGTCCGACCCGACCGTCTTCCAGAAGCGCTACCTGAAAAAGATCCGGGAGCTGGGGGAGGTGAGCACAGCCCGctgcccccagctcctccttccttcctcctccttccttccttccttcctcctccctttttccttccttcctcctccctttttccttccttcctcctccctctttccttcctcctccttccttcctcccttctcctccttccttcctcccttctcctccttccttcctcccttctcctccttccttcctcccttctcctccttccttcctcccttctcctccttccttcctcccttctccttctttctttctcccttctccttctttctttctcccttctccttctttcttccttcctcccttctcctccttcctcccttctcctccttccttcctcctccctccttccttcctcctccctccttccttcttcctccctccttcctcccttctccttcttttctcctccctcttcctcctccctccctgcctctttcttcctccttccttccctctccttctttcctgcctcctcctccctcctcccttccttccctcctccttccttccctcctccttcctccctcctccttcctccctcctccttcctccctcctccttcctccctcctccttcctccctcctccttcctccttcctccctcctccttcctccctcctccttcctccctctccctcctccctccttcctccctcctccttccctccttcctcttccctccttcctcctccctccttccttccctcctccttccttccctcctccttccttccctcctccttccttccctcctccttccttcctccctccctccctttcttcctccttcctccctcctccttcctccctcccatttcccttcccatTCCCCAATTCCTCCTCTATCTCAGCTCCTTCCCGGTGCGGGGAAGCTGGGatctgccttttcctccttcctttcctcctccctccttcctc
- the LOC138733994 gene encoding transcription factor JunB-like, translating into MEHNAAPIRGERVGNHLRKRFRARTGPAPRRSRRLQSRRPPLARRDERRHWLWAREATPTSSSHCYAYEQRPACIAPLRHGAHQEHRAARPERPRPLPPQPPALSGGHRVAPRAAAPTSGLPTPNGGRVTPRPRGGGGRSRLGGGEETSPTPPPTPPRAALAAPSPLTPATNPATPVAAAGRRWEGRGFDSRRFPFLPVPLGPHVRHDGASVLPPRALPGLFLPPRTRLRAPLPPRGAFPGAETPPRPDSGGGGFGVAPGAPGCFFYPGDRDGFAGGSFAQALGELNRPGPPNVALPEAAAAFGGFSGLPEAEAAAAASSPSPEREQAERRRLRNRLAASRCRRRKLERIARLEQRVRGLRAQNAALAAAAAGLRAQVRRLRGSVRQHLGSGCPLPAGSEPPLTEPPPLPGTPTQPRGALNPP; encoded by the exons ATGGAGCATAACGCGGCGCCGATCCGGGGGGAACGGGTTGGGAATCACCTGCGGAAGCGATTCCGGG cccgtaccggccccgctccccgccgctcCCGGCGCCTCCAGAGCCGCCGCCCCCCATTGGCCCGCAGAGACGAGCGACGCCATTGGCTCTGGGCGCGCGAGGCCACGCCCACTTCCTCTTCCCATTG ttacGCATACGAGCAGCGCCCCGCATGCATCGCTCCCCTCCGCCACGGAGCCCACCAGGAGCACCGAGCCGCGCGGCCAGAGCGGCCGCGCCCACTTCCGCCGCAGCCTCCAGCGCTGAGCGGGGGTCATAGAGTGGCGCCCAGAGCGGCCGCGCCCACTTCCGGCCTCCCCACGCCCAATGGAGGCCGCGTCACCCCCCGaccccgcggcggcggcggccgctccCGGCTGGGCGGCGGGGAGGAGACCTCACCcacaccccccccaacccccccccggGCGGCTTTGGCGGCGCCGTCTCCGCTGACGCCAGCGACGAACCCGGCGACTCCGGTTGC CGCCGCGGGCCGGAGGTGGGAGGGTCGCGGGTTCGATTCTCGCCGCTTCCCGTTCCTCCCGGTTCCGCTCGGCCCGCATGTGCGCCACGATGGAGCCTCCGTTCTACCGCCCCGCGCCCTTCCCGGGCTCTTTCTGCCGCCCCGAACCCGACTACGGGCTCCCCTCCCACCCCGCGGAGCCTTTCCCGGGGCCGAAACCCCTCCCCGCCCCgacagcggcggcggcggcttcGGCGTCGCCCCCGGTGCCCCGGGCTGCTTCTTCTACCCCGGCGACCGCGACGGTTTCGCGGGAGGGAGCTTCGCGCAGGCTCTGGGCGAGCTGAACCGGCCGGGCCCCCCCAACGTGGCTTTaccggaggcggcggcggcgttCGGGGGGTTCTCGGGGCTCCCCgaggcggaggcggcggcggcggcgtcgTCCCCGTCCCCGGAGCGGGAGCAGGcggagcggcggcggctgcggaACCGGCTGGCGGCGAGCCGGTGCCGGCGGCGGAAGCTGGAGCGGATCGCGCGGCTGGAGCAGCGGGtgcgggggctgcgggcgcAGAACGCGGCgctggcggcggcggccgcggggctccGGGCGCAGGTGCGGCGGCTGCGGGGCTCCGTGCGGCAGCACCTGGGCTCcggctgccccctccccgcggGCTCTGAACCCCCCCTGACCgagcccccccccctccccggcacCCCGACCCAGCCCCGAGGGGCTCTGAACCCCCCCTGA